The Myroides phaeus DNA segment TGGTACATCAAATTCATAATCACCAGGTACATATTTCTCCATAATTCCATCAAAATGTGTTACTGGCTCATAGTATGTAGCATCTTTAGGAAAATATCCGTCTACTTTACCATAAGTAACACGTAATGTACTGTTAGCATCTGGGAAAATTCTTGCATCTGGGTATAATTCTAATTGAGCTTTCATATATGTACGTTGTAAAGCAGCAATCTCACGATCTAATTCTTCATATTTAGGTAATATGTTAGTTAGGTAGTTTTCGATTAATCCTTTTGCAAATACGTATCCTTTATCATTGTTAAGGTTTGCTTGTACTTGTTTAGCATCTCCTTTTAATAACTCTTGTAATCCTTCGTATGAAGTTAATTTACTATTGTTATAGATATCTTTAGTAATTGCTTTTACATCAGCATTTACTAATGATTTTGGTAAAAATGCTTTAGGAGCATCAGTAGCATATAATGAAACAATAGATTCAAATACTTTCTCATCTACTACTTTGCTGTAGTTTTTGTAGAAACGCTCTTGTCCGTTGATTAAGTTTGCTTTTCTTGATTCAAATGATTGCTCGTTGTTAAATGTTTTTTCTAAAGCATAAACTCTCCAAGCAGAAGCTAATAATTCAGCATTACGCATTCCGATTTCTGTAAAGTAATCTCTACTGATAGCATAAGGTGCAATAGCAGCATATAACTTTTCGAATTCAGGTAAGATATTAGCGTACGCTTTTGTGTTTTTATTTTTCTTTGCTCTCTCAATAAAGTCTTTTTCAAAAGCTTTTTTAGCCGCAACAGCATTTGTTTTTTTCAACCCTTGGCTTTCTCCAATCCATTTTTTCCAATAGTTTGCAGTACTTGCAAATTTAGAAGCATATTGAATTTTGATACCTTGGTCTGCACGCATAAATTCGTCAGTAATTTTTAACGCTTTATCGCGGATTCCAATTCTCACTGGATTTAAGTCGTTTACAATTTGCTCTACAGCAAATGATGGTAAATACTCTTGTGTTCTACCAGGGTAACCAAATACCATAGTAAAATCTCCTTCTTCAATTCCGTCTAATGAAATAGGGAAGAAGTGTTTTGGACGGTAAGGAACGTTGT contains these protein-coding regions:
- a CDS encoding S46 family peptidase, coding for MNRKIKNLFKALVVLVALPIYAQQGGMWIPSLLEGMNETEMKSLGMQMSVKDIYDVNNSSMKDAVPHFNGGCSSEVISPQGLLLTNHHCGYGQIQSHSSVENDYLANGFWAKSQAQELPNENLEVTFIVRIEDVTKEVMAGIKDKDSEIVKREKINKNISATVASFPKEKWQENKIKSFYEGNQYILFVTETFTDVRLVGAPPSSVGKFGSDTDNWVWPRHTGDFALFRIYADKDNKPANYSKDNVPYRPKHFFPISLDGIEEGDFTMVFGYPGRTQEYLPSFAVEQIVNDLNPVRIGIRDKALKITDEFMRADQGIKIQYASKFASTANYWKKWIGESQGLKKTNAVAAKKAFEKDFIERAKKNKNTKAYANILPEFEKLYAAIAPYAISRDYFTEIGMRNAELLASAWRVYALEKTFNNEQSFESRKANLINGQERFYKNYSKVVDEKVFESIVSLYATDAPKAFLPKSLVNADVKAITKDIYNNSKLTSYEGLQELLKGDAKQVQANLNNDKGYVFAKGLIENYLTNILPKYEELDREIAALQRTYMKAQLELYPDARIFPDANSTLRVTYGKVDGYFPKDATYYEPVTHFDGIMEKYVPGDYEFDVPSKLIELYNNKDYGVYADNGKLPVNFIATNHTTGGNSGSPALDAHGNLIGLNFDRVWEGTMSDIYYDPSICRNIMVDARYILFIVDKFADAKHLIEEMKLVHPKKNK